The stretch of DNA GAGTGGCTAATCAGGCCTGATACATACAAAAACGAACAGAGTCTATCATCAAATTGTCTCAAAAACTCAGCAGATTGATTTTCGCTTACAGAGCTGCTTTTTTCAAGGACATCATATCAAAAAATATCGAACCTTCCCGCTAAAGGTCGCTATTTTTCTCGTTTAATGTGGGTTTCAAAGGTTGCGGCAGTGTTGGCATAAATAATTTCAGTCCCTCGAGTTAGCCATCCTTTGTAGGGCACGCTGCTGGCGCGGGCAGTCCATCCACTGAGTGTAAACGGTAAAGGACCGCCAGCCGGAACCCATTCGCCATTGTAGCGCCGGGCGATATGGACATGCGTACCGGTGGAACGACCGCCTTCACACGAAGGGTGCCCGATTCGATCTCCAACCTCAACCCAGGTGTCCAGCGGGATCCTGTCCTTGGTGGCAATATGCAAGTACAACAGGGTCCAGCCCGTTTGCTCGTAGCCATCACCATCCATATCAATCACAACCACACCATTCTCAGAACGAACCACCCGTCCTGGTACTGAAGCAACCACCCAGACTGGCGACTCGTGGCATCCCGTTTCAGAGCTGGGTGGAGCAAAATCAAGTGCTGCCCACACGTCGGCTGAGCTCCAGGCAGCGTGCGGTCCCCCGGTGAAAGCCCATTTATAGTTTGGCTCAAAGGGGAGGATCATCTCGGGTTGTGCGATATCCGCCGGTATTAACGGCTCAACTTCCTGGGCACGGATCCATGGGTTGCCAAACATTTGTTCAAAAAGGGTAAAAAAGCTCTCTTCAGTATACAGGGCTTGCACCCAATCATCATAGCTGTATAAATCTGAAAATGCGTTCATTAACCCGACCGTTCCCGAGTTCAGTTCCGGTGCCAGGCGCAAAAACTGCCCATCATCAAAATCAATCGCCAGTTTTCTGCCTTCCTTCCAGCCATAATAACCGTCCATCACCCGGCTGGCAAACCAGGCTGCCTGTAGATACAGGTCTTTCTTTGCTTCCATGTAATAGCCCAGGGGGTAGTCAATCGACCGTTGATCCTCGGGGAAACCATAAACCCAGCCCGATCGATATTCCAAAAATGCCAGCAACAACCTGGGGTTAACC from Brevefilum fermentans encodes:
- a CDS encoding M23 family metallopeptidase, with product MGAQRPMQSSARHRYFKRRLKRSLGLLTAGLILAGIVGGGLAYPVLAPDSSRWSGPVITPTVSPTAESMISSVPETSLPTPETPTEAVLLTTEATPTQKEPGLPLPTQARNIPPSDDPSILYYTVAGDSLAVVSLRFGVNVGEVKSPMEIDHHGLLPPGQLLIIPNRLGETSSRSKLLPDSEVTFSPSTVDFDIKSFVEEAGGYLATHSQYLATTGITSGADVIGRIALEYSVNPRLLLAFLEYRSGWVYGFPEDQRSIDYPLGYYMEAKKDLYLQAAWFASRVMDGYYGWKEGRKLAIDFDDGQFLRLAPELNSGTVGLMNAFSDLYSYDDWVQALYTEESFFTLFEQMFGNPWIRAQEVEPLIPADIAQPEMILPFEPNYKWAFTGGPHAAWSSADVWAALDFAPPSSETGCHESPVWVVASVPGRVVRSENGVVVIDMDGDGYEQTGWTLLYLHIATKDRIPLDTWVEVGDRIGHPSCEGGRSTGTHVHIARRYNGEWVPAGGPLPFTLSGWTARASSVPYKGWLTRGTEIIYANTAATFETHIKREK